A window of Pseudodesulfovibrio sp. JC047 contains these coding sequences:
- the cas2 gene encoding CRISPR-associated endonuclease Cas2 encodes MLVLVSYDVSFEDSGGQKRLRRIAKICENFGQRVQYSVFECVVDPAQWAQLRHRLLEAYKEDADSLRFYFLGKNWQRRVEHHGAGDTYDPETDTLIV; translated from the coding sequence ATGCTTGTTTTGGTGAGTTATGATGTGAGTTTCGAGGATTCCGGCGGTCAGAAACGGCTCCGGCGGATAGCGAAAATTTGCGAGAATTTTGGCCAACGGGTTCAATATTCGGTTTTCGAATGCGTGGTTGATCCGGCGCAATGGGCACAACTTCGACACCGCTTGCTCGAAGCGTACAAGGAAGATGCTGATAGCCTCCGTTTTTATTTTTTGGGAAAAAACTGGCAACGTCGGGTGGAACATCACGGTGCCGGGGATACCTATGATCCTGAAACGGATACGCTTATCGTGTAG